The following proteins are co-located in the Rhea pennata isolate bPtePen1 chromosome 2, bPtePen1.pri, whole genome shotgun sequence genome:
- the CPNE3 gene encoding copine-3 isoform X2, giving the protein MYAGAISNKTLTKPLLLKNGRPAGRGSIQITAEEVKDNRVVLLEVEARKLDNKDFFGKSDPYLEFYKQTGDGNWVMVHRTEVIKNNLNPVWRPFKISLNSLCYSDMDKSIKVECYDYDGDGSHDLIGSFQTTMSKLKEASRSSPVEFECINEKKRQKKKSYKNSGIVSIKHCEIIVECTFLDYIMGGCQLNFTVGIDFTGSNGDPRSPDSLHYLSPNGVNEYLTAIWSVGMVIQDYDTDKMFPAFGFGAQVPPSFQVSHEFPLNFNPSNPFCNGIQGIVDAYRACLPQVRLYGPTNFSPIINHVARFAAAATQQQTASQYFILLIITDGVITDLDQTRTAIVNASKLPMSIIIVGVGGADFDAMEFLDGDNGVLRSSSGEPAVRDIVQFVPFRKFQNAPKEALAQCVLAEVPQQVVNYFSTYKLQPPKNPAAK; this is encoded by the exons ATGTACGCTGGGGCAA TTTCTAATAAGACTTTAACAAAACCATTACTACTTAAAAATGGCAGACCTGCTGGAAGAGGCAGTATTCAG ATTACAGCAGAAGAAGTGAAGGATAACAGAGTAGTGTTATTGGAAGTAGAAGCAAGGAAATTGGATAATAAG gatttttttggAAAGTCAGATCCTTATCTGGAATTCTACAAGCAGACTGGAGATGGAAACTGGGTGATGGTTCACAGAACAGAG GTTATTAAAAACAACTTGAATCCGGTTTGGAGGCCATTCAAAATCTCTCTCAATTCTCTGTGTTACAGTGACATGGATAAGTCAATCAAG GTAGAGTGCTATGATTATGATGGTGATGGGTCTCATGATCTCATAGGAAGTTTTCAAACCACAATGTCAAAACTGAAGGAAGCATCTCGGTCCTCACCT GTTGAATTTGAAtgcataaatgaaaagaaaagacagaagaaaaaaagctataaaaactCTGGCATTGTGAGCATTAAGCACTGTGAG atcatAGTAGAATGCACATTCCTTGACTATATCATGGGTGGGTGCCAGCTGAATTTCACA GTGGGGATAGATTTTACAGGCTCCAATGGAGATCCTCGTTCCCCAGACTCTCTGCATTACCTCAGCCCTAATGGAGTTAATGAATACCTAACAGCCATTTGGTCGGTAGGAATGGTCATTCAAGACTATGATAC AGATAAAATGTTCCCAGCCTTTGGATTTGGTGCACAGgttcctccttcctttcag GTGTCACATGAGTTTCCATTAAATTTTAACCCATCAAACCCATTCTGTAATG GAATCCAAGGCATTGTTGATGCATATCGAGCTTGTCTTCCTCAAGTGAGGTTATATGGGCCAACCAATTTTTCTCCAATTATAAATCATGTGGCAAGATTTGCTGCTGCAGCTACACAGCAGCAAACAGCATCT CAATATTTTATACTTCTGATCATAACGGATGGTGTAATAACAGATCTTGATCAGACACGAACTGCTATAGTTAATGCTTCAAAATTGCCCATGTCCATTATCATTGTTGGTGTTGGAGGAGCAGACTTCGATGCCATGGAGTTTCTGGATGGTGACAATGGAGTTCTTCGGTCCTCATCAGGAGAACCAGCTGTCAGAGACATTGTCCAGTTTGTGCCATTTAGGAAGTTCCAGAAT gctCCAAAAGAAGCTCTGGCACAATGTGTCCTGGCAGAAGTCCCTCAGCAAGTGGTGAACTACTTCAGCACCTACAAACTTCAGCCTCCTAAGAATCCTGCTGCAAAGTGA
- the CPNE3 gene encoding copine-3 isoform X1 produces MAAQCVTKVELTVACTNLLDKDVGSKSDPLCVLLQNTSGQQWYEVDRTERIKNSLNPKFAKKFLIDYYFELVQKLKFGIYDIDNKTFDLSDDDFLGEFECTLGQIVSNKTLTKPLLLKNGRPAGRGSIQITAEEVKDNRVVLLEVEARKLDNKDFFGKSDPYLEFYKQTGDGNWVMVHRTEVIKNNLNPVWRPFKISLNSLCYSDMDKSIKVECYDYDGDGSHDLIGSFQTTMSKLKEASRSSPVEFECINEKKRQKKKSYKNSGIVSIKHCEIIVECTFLDYIMGGCQLNFTVGIDFTGSNGDPRSPDSLHYLSPNGVNEYLTAIWSVGMVIQDYDTDKMFPAFGFGAQVPPSFQVSHEFPLNFNPSNPFCNGIQGIVDAYRACLPQVRLYGPTNFSPIINHVARFAAAATQQQTASQYFILLIITDGVITDLDQTRTAIVNASKLPMSIIIVGVGGADFDAMEFLDGDNGVLRSSSGEPAVRDIVQFVPFRKFQNAPKEALAQCVLAEVPQQVVNYFSTYKLQPPKNPAAK; encoded by the exons ATGGCGGCACAGTGTGTGACGAAGGTCGAGCTGACTGTTGCCTGCACAAATCTCTTGGATAAAGATGTTGGTTCCAAGTCAGACCCACTGTGTGTACTTTTGCAGAATACAAGTGGTCAGCAGTGGTATGAG GTTGATCGCACAGAAAGAATTAAGAATTCCTTGAACCCAAAGTTTGCCAAGAAATTCCTAATCGATTATTATTTTGAGCTTGTTCAGAAACTTAAATTTGGAATATATGACATTGACAACAAGACCTTTGATCTGAGTGATGATGATTTCCTTGGAGAATTTGAATGTACGCTGGGGCAA ATAGTTTCTAATAAGACTTTAACAAAACCATTACTACTTAAAAATGGCAGACCTGCTGGAAGAGGCAGTATTCAG ATTACAGCAGAAGAAGTGAAGGATAACAGAGTAGTGTTATTGGAAGTAGAAGCAAGGAAATTGGATAATAAG gatttttttggAAAGTCAGATCCTTATCTGGAATTCTACAAGCAGACTGGAGATGGAAACTGGGTGATGGTTCACAGAACAGAG GTTATTAAAAACAACTTGAATCCGGTTTGGAGGCCATTCAAAATCTCTCTCAATTCTCTGTGTTACAGTGACATGGATAAGTCAATCAAG GTAGAGTGCTATGATTATGATGGTGATGGGTCTCATGATCTCATAGGAAGTTTTCAAACCACAATGTCAAAACTGAAGGAAGCATCTCGGTCCTCACCT GTTGAATTTGAAtgcataaatgaaaagaaaagacagaagaaaaaaagctataaaaactCTGGCATTGTGAGCATTAAGCACTGTGAG atcatAGTAGAATGCACATTCCTTGACTATATCATGGGTGGGTGCCAGCTGAATTTCACA GTGGGGATAGATTTTACAGGCTCCAATGGAGATCCTCGTTCCCCAGACTCTCTGCATTACCTCAGCCCTAATGGAGTTAATGAATACCTAACAGCCATTTGGTCGGTAGGAATGGTCATTCAAGACTATGATAC AGATAAAATGTTCCCAGCCTTTGGATTTGGTGCACAGgttcctccttcctttcag GTGTCACATGAGTTTCCATTAAATTTTAACCCATCAAACCCATTCTGTAATG GAATCCAAGGCATTGTTGATGCATATCGAGCTTGTCTTCCTCAAGTGAGGTTATATGGGCCAACCAATTTTTCTCCAATTATAAATCATGTGGCAAGATTTGCTGCTGCAGCTACACAGCAGCAAACAGCATCT CAATATTTTATACTTCTGATCATAACGGATGGTGTAATAACAGATCTTGATCAGACACGAACTGCTATAGTTAATGCTTCAAAATTGCCCATGTCCATTATCATTGTTGGTGTTGGAGGAGCAGACTTCGATGCCATGGAGTTTCTGGATGGTGACAATGGAGTTCTTCGGTCCTCATCAGGAGAACCAGCTGTCAGAGACATTGTCCAGTTTGTGCCATTTAGGAAGTTCCAGAAT gctCCAAAAGAAGCTCTGGCACAATGTGTCCTGGCAGAAGTCCCTCAGCAAGTGGTGAACTACTTCAGCACCTACAAACTTCAGCCTCCTAAGAATCCTGCTGCAAAGTGA